The following proteins are co-located in the Anas platyrhynchos isolate ZD024472 breed Pekin duck chromosome 1, IASCAAS_PekinDuck_T2T, whole genome shotgun sequence genome:
- the LOC106017618 gene encoding uncharacterized protein, translated as MPTRPCSQQAELWGCAGTERGRAHACARGSCLSCSVPAPGAQGEARRLCRTPAWAPRGAGPLPARRACTQQPARRRGSARRPGWAGSSGRTVQPEPRPGPTAGHRSEPRRLRERLCCQRHPPGSQCVPRLCPVAERRPKDLARSCPAMANEEEHPSALSDKQVFVLTCIYLPALLLSLVGSASVLAVTSRRRRCCHIQLRPLFLLALADFLAAAVLLSTATIQLLPAPLFIPAYAACPYGLMLATTFYAVSFLMVVVYAYEAYRAIHGWRAWHVAALQERSGCLESAWRGLPYILAWLLPALTLLGQLIARGTSLTDIAPKPIQPSVPSNRSNETYSLYCSSCLLLIRRSQDLCYQYVGRKDVGLEGKIIFILYLLLVLSCCTLLYRRVKLWSRRNAAAPLLALEKDGFAGRSIRSVSRVSHYFQLVFLLCWAPAFLLTILSFTSIKPASVFVLYVATALSTSLQGFLHSLAYGWLRRNFRREAVGPRPSLQHPRGLQGFYDESLGALP; from the exons ATGCCCACACGTCCTTGTTCGCAGCAGGCTGAGCTGTGGGGATGTGCAGGGACAGAACGGGGCCGCGCTCACGCCTGCGCCCGCGGGAGCTGCCTCTCCTGCTCCGTTCCTGCTCCAGGTGCTCAAGGGGAGGCGCGAAGGCTCTGCCGCACGCCCGCCTGGGCTCCACGAGGGGCCGGTCCCCTCCCTGCTCGCAGGGCTTGCACGCAGCAGCCTGCACGTCGCCGGGGAAGTGCCCGCCGCCCCGGCTGGGCAGGTTCCTCCGGCCGCACCGTGCAGCCAGAGCCGCGGCCAGGTCCCACGGCCGGGCACAGGAGCGAGCCCAGGCGGCTGCGGGAGAGGCTCTGCTGCCAGCGCCACCCCCCCGGCTCCCAGTGTGTCCCCAGGCTGTGCCCGGTGGCAGAGAGGAGACCGAAGGACCTGGCTCGGAGCTGCCCAGCCATGGCCAACGAAGAGGAGCATCCGTCAGCGCTCTCAGACAAGCAG GTCTTTGTGCTGACGTGCATCTACCTGCCGGCCCTGCTGCTCAG CCTCGTGGGCAGTGCCTCAGTCCTCGCTGTCACCTCCCGGCGCAGGCGGTGCTGCCACATCCAG CTTCGCCCCCTGTTCCTGCTGGCCCTGGCAGATTTCCTGGCTGCCGccgtgctgctgagcacagccaccatccagctgctgccagccccgctCTTCATCCCGGCGTACGCCGCCTGCCCCTACGGACTGATGCTGGCCACG ACCTTCTATGCAGTCTCATTCCTGATGGTTGTGGTCTATGCGTACGAAGCCTACCGCGCCATCCACGGCTGGAGAGCGTGGCACGTGGCAGCTCTGCAG GAGAGGAGTGGGTGCCTGGAGAGCGCGTGGCGGGGTCTGCCCTACATCCTGGCCTG GCTGCTGCCGGCGTTGACGCTGCTGGGACAGCTGATTGCCCGCGGCACCTCCCTGACCGACATCGCTCCAAAACCCATCCAGCCCAGCGTGCCGTCCAACCGCTCCAACGAGACCTACAGCCTGTACTGCTCCAG ctgcctgctcctcaTCCGCCGTTCCCAGGATCTCTGCTACCAG TACGTAGGTAGGAAGGACGTGGGCCTGGAGGGGAAAATCATCTTCATCCTGtacctgctgctggtgctcagctgctgcacG CTCCTGTACCGCAGGGTGAAGCTCTGGAGCCGCAGGAATGCCGCCGCTCCCCTGCTGGCCCTGGAGAAGGACGGCTTCGCAGGCAGGAGCATCCGCAGCGTCAGCAGGGTCTCGCACTACTTCCAGCTGgttttcctgctctgctgggcgCCAG CCTTCCTCCTCACCATCCTCTCCTTCACCAGCATCAAACCTGCCTCGGTCTTTGTCCTCTATGTTGCTACA GCCCTGAGCACGTCCCTGCAGGGCTTCCTGCACAGCCTGGCCTACGGCTGGCTGAGGCGAAATTTCCGCCGGGAGGCAGTGGGCCCGCggccctccctgcagcacccccgAGGCCTCCAGGGCTTCTACGACGAGTCCCTGGGGGCCCTCCCCTAG
- the GCC1 gene encoding GRIP and coiled-coil domain-containing protein 1 — translation MEKFGMNFGGGPSKKDLLETIESQKKQLLNYQARLKDVVIAYKSLINEKEALEASLKVLSASHEADVGLSSAQPASVASSSSSFADSADDKSSVHSEDSVGTATSADTAASLASTKGEQGAEDEKPAAAASSLKSEETNGSESGVSMSSGDVPPAAAEADKRVLQLKTQLATLTSALSTVTQEKSRMEASYQADKKKMKQDLDDAIKKAEDETDKLETELRSVQEQLAETKARLITQQHDRAQEQSDHAVMLRELQKLLQSERALRQDAELKLEETREALAGRVSMADRAEGYELQIRQLSQEVEDLKRELQAVQEERKKPDPRVQDLQEEMASLKNHFQSQLLQEMRKTAQAEEQLRQHAQMEEQRVADLEGQVSEVSGLLGTYEKAKQKDQLVIQKLKDRIVQLDQENKTLAIAASSRSPVDVSVEEANLDVNVLKDKMEKLKKLLQAAAKRSQPALDIEKLCELELPKGTEAADGEKATALYYQQELKQLKEEFERYKMRAQVVLKNKSVKDVNLAKELEEAQEQLADLKEKYVVLQLSAEETEKQHQLDVEARRQELSHLQQLHRQELERCQLDYRERALKLEEEMHKQRDRALAVLAEKDQELEQLRAIVLPYAGLQGPKTYGAPGADVAGADSAAEDSSEVLPQALHLSASNEPTFFLYAEQLARKEVEIAALRKQKHKLEMEVHQLQEKVLAEGEKHREEVTALQNEIQKNFRDKSREGANLEYLKNIVYRFLTLPDSLGRQQTLTAILTILHFSPEEKQTIRKQSAYSSWWPSGKR, via the exons ATGGAGAAGTTTGGCATGAACTTCGGGGGCGGCCCGAGTAAGAAAGATCTTCTGGAGACCATCGAGTCGCAGAAGAAGCAGCTCCTTAATTACCAGGCGCGGCTGAAGGATGTGGTGATCGCCTACAAGAGCCTGATCAATGAGAAGGAAGCCTTGGAAGCCAGCCTGAAGGTGTTGTCCGCGTCTCACGAGGCAGATGTCGGCTTGAGCAGCGCTCAGCCCGCGTCTGTGGCTAGCTCCAGCTCTTCCTTTGCCGATTCCGCCGATGACAAGAGCTCGGTTCACAGCGAGGACAGCGTGGGGACAGCTACCAGCGCAGACACAGCCGCCAGTTTGGCCAGTACCAAGGGCGagcaaggagctgaggatgAGAAGCCCGCAGCGGCAGCCTCCTCCCTTAAATCAGAGGAGACAAACGGTTCGGAGAGCGGCGTCAGCATGAGCAGCGGGGATgttccccctgctgctgccgagGCTGACAAAAGAGTGCTCCAGCTGAAGACCCAGCTGGCCACCCTGACCAGCGCGCTGTCAACAGTCACGCAGGAGAAATCCCGCATGGAAGCCTCGTACCAAGCGGACAAGAAGAAGATGAAGCAGGACCTGGATGACGCCATCAAGAAGGCGGAGGACGAGACCGACAAGCTGGAGACGGAGCTGAGGTCTGTCCAGGAGCAGCTGGCCGAGACCAAAGCCCGTCTGATCACGCAGCAGCACGACCGGGCCCAGGAGCAGAGCGACCACGCCGTCATGCTGCGGgagctgcagaagctgctgcagaGCGAGCGGGCGCTGCGCCAGGACGCGGAGCTGAAGCTGGAGGAGACGAGGGAGGCGCTGGCTGGGAGGGTGAGCATGGCCGACCGAGCGGAGGGCTACGAGCTGCAGATCAGGCAGCTGAGCCAGGAGGTGGAAGACCTGAAGAGAGAGCTGCAGGCCgtgcaggaggagaggaagaagccggacccccgggTGCAGGACCTGCAGGAGGAGATGGCCAGCCTGAAGAACCACTTCCAGtcgcagctgctgcaggagatgcGGAAG ACTGCGCAGGCCGAGGAGCAGCTCCGGCAGCACGCCCAGATGGAGGAGCAGCGAGTGGCTGACCTGGAGGGGCAGGTGTCCGAGGTGTCGGGACTGCTCGGCACCTACGAGAAGGCCAAGCAGAAGGACCAGCTGGTCATTCAGAAGCTGAAGGACCGCATCGTGCAGCTGGACCAGGAGAACAAAACCCTGGCCATTGCCGCTTCCAGCCGCTCCCCGGTGGATGTCAGCGTAGAGGAAGCCAACCTGGATGTGAATGTCCTCAAGGACAAGATGGAGAAGCTGAAGAAGCTCCTGCAGGCGGCGGCGAAGAGGAGCCAGCCCGCCCTGGACATCGAGAAGCTGTGCGAGCTGGAGCTGCCGAAGGGCACTGAGGCTGCGGACGGTGAGAAGGCCACCGCTCTGTACTaccagcaggagctgaagcagCTGAAGGAGGAGTTTGAAAGGTACAAGATGAGGGCGCAGGTGGTTCTCAAGAACAAGTCCGTCAAAGACGTCAACCTGGCTAAAGAACTGGAGGAAGCTCAAGAGCAGCTGGCGGACCTGAAGGAGAAGTACGTCGTGCTCCAGCTGTCCGCGGAGGAGACGGAGAAGCAGCACCAGCTGGACGTGGAGGCCAGGAGGCAGGAGTTgtcccacctgcagcagcttcACAGGCAGGAACTGGAGCGCTGCCAGCTGGACTACAGGGAACGGGCGCtgaagctggaggaggagatgcACAAGCAGCGGGACCGGGCACTGGCGGTGCTGGCGGAAAAGGACcaagagctggagcagctgagagCCATCGTGCTGCCTTACGCCGGGCTTCAGGGCCCCAAAACCTACGGGGCACCAGGTGCCGACGTTGCCGGCGCTGATTCAGCAGCCGAGGATTCCTCTGAGGTCCTCCCCCAGGCTCTGCACCTCTCTGCCAGCAACGAGCCCACCTTCTTCTTGTACGCGGAGCAGCTGGCTCGCAAGGAGGTGGAAATCGCAGCGCTGAGGAAGCAGAAGCACAAGCTGGAGATGGAAgtgcaccagctgcaggagaaAGTCCTGGCTGAGGGGGAGAAGCACCGGGAAGAGGTGACGGCGCTTCAGAACGAGATCCAGAAGAACTTCAGAGACAAGAGCAGGGAGGGGGCCAACCTGGAGTACCTCAAGAACATCGTCTACAGGTTCCTGACGCTGCCGGACTCTCTCGGGCGCCAGCAGACTCTAACTGCCATACTGACCATTCTGCATTTCAGCCCAGAAGAGAAGCAAACGATCAGGAAACAGTCGGCTTACAGCAGCTGGTGGCCCTCTGGGAAGAGATGA
- the ARF5 gene encoding ADP-ribosylation factor 5 — protein MGLTVSAIFSRIFGKKQMRILMVGLDAAGKTTILYKLKLGEIVTTIPTIGFNVETVEYKNICFTVWDVGGQDKIRPLWRHYFQNTQGLIFVVDSNDRERVQESADELQKMLQEDELRDAVLLVFANKQDMPNAMAVSELTDKLGLQALRSRTWYVQATCATQGTGLYDGLDWLSHELSKR, from the exons atggggCTGACGGTGTCCGCCATCTTCTCCCGCATCTTCGGCAAGAAGCAGATGCGCATCCTCATGG TGGGGCTGGACGCTGCCGGTAAGACCACCATCCTCTACAAGCTGAAACTGGGCGAGATCGTCACCACCATCCCCACCATCG GGTTCAACGTGGAGACGGTGGAGTACAAGAACATCTGCTTCACGGTTTGGGACGTGGGTGGGCAGGACAAGATCCGGCCCCTGTGGCGGCACTACTTCCAGAACACGCAG ggcctcaTCTTCGTGGTGGACAGCAACGACCGGGAGAGGGTGCAGGAGTCTGCGGATGAGCTGCAGAAGATG ctgcaggaggacgAGCTGCGGGACGCCGTGCTGCTTGTGTTTGCCAACAAGCAGGACATGCCCAACGCCATGGCCGTGAGCGAGCTGACTGACAAGCTGGGCCTGCAGGCGCTGCGCAGCAGGACC TGGTACGTGCAGGCGACGTGTGCCACCCAGGGCACGGGGCTCTACGATGGGCTGGACTGGCTCTCGCACGAGCTCTCCAAGCGCTAG
- the PAX4 gene encoding paired box protein Pax-4: MQHQGPSAVNQLGGLFVNGRPLPACKRQRIIELASCGVRTSDISRSLKVSNGCVSKILGRFYQTGAVEPKAIGGSKPRTATPEVVARIAQLKREQPALFAWEIRQQLHAEGVCASDRTPSVSSINRVLRSLQRDPCPAAGRASARDPLPRAPPLTPTSIPHPLGCCSPPEAGTAAAPGTQRPPRGSTSSRQLPPGTQHRSRTIFSSQQSEALEEEFRRGQYPDTATRERLAAATQLPDTTIRVWFSNRRAKWRREAKQRLEATGAGSWCDWILPPPAVTAPISAQLSESRLAAPHHRERGSTG; this comes from the exons ATGCAGCATCAAG GCCCCAGCGCTGTGAACCAGCTGGGGGGGCTCTTTGTGAacggccgccccctccccgcctgcAAGAGGCAGCGGATCATCGAGCTGGCCTCCTGCGGTGTGCGCACCTCCGACATCTCCCGCAGCCTCAAG GTGTCCAACGGCTGCGTCAGCAAGATCCTGGGACGCTTCTACCAGACGGGGGCCGTGGAGCCCAAAGCCATCGGGGGCAGCAAGCCCCGCACGGCCACCCCCGAGGTGGTGGCACGGATCGCGCAGCTGAAGCGGGAGCAGCCGGCGCTCTTCGCCTGGGAGATTCGGCAGCAGCTGCACGCTGAGGGGGTCTGTGCCAGCGACAGGACCCCCAGC GTCTCCTCCATCAACCGGGTGCTGAGGAGCCTGCAGAGGGACCCGTGCCCTGCAGCCGGCCGGGCTTCGGCGAGGGACCCGCTGCCACGGG cccccccgctCACCCCCACCTCCATCCCGCACCCCCTGGGCTGCTGCTCGCCCCCCGAAGCCGGCACAGCCGCTGCTCCGGGGACCCAGCGCCCTCCCCGGGGCTCCACGTCCAGCCGGCAGCTCCCACCAGGCACCCAGCACCGCAGCAGGACGATCTTCTCCAGCCAGCAGTCGGAGGCTCTGGAGGAAG AGTTTCGGAGGGGGCAGTACCCGGACACCGCCACCCGGGAGAGATTGGCCGCGGCCACCCAGCTGCCAGACACAACCATCAGG gTCTGGTTCTCAAACAGAAGGGCCAAGTGGCGGCGGGAGGCCAAGCAGAGGCTGGAGGCCACCGGTGCAG GCTCCTGGTGCGACTGgatcctgcccccccccgccgtgaCAGCCCCCATCTCTGCGCAG ctCTCTGAGAGCAGGCTGGCTGCGCCACACCACCGGGAGAGGGGTAGCACAGGTTGA